The Malus domestica chromosome 10, GDT2T_hap1 genome contains a region encoding:
- the LOC103400358 gene encoding uncharacterized protein, which produces MDEKADNKTGEIEETGPKSDGYSPNPNPNPKTARTKVPEVEVCLYRQGKGPIDTFKSGLGGWDQNQLEVGDILDKYGFKSLYAFNTESGRGVPIRFNPRNGRSMLPYRDGATVHIDGEPKDSMIQPVTKILIGVAFMTILITLVLRDPPQWIQKLNITGGNFPPWIIALVIIVFTRMRKRTRDLLKKFGW; this is translated from the exons atggaCGAGAAAGCTGACAACAAAACCGGGGAAATAGAGGAAACGGGTCCAAAATCCGACGGGTATTCTCCGAACCCGAATCCGAATCCCAAAACTGCGAGGACGAAGGTTCCAGAAGTGGAAGTCTGCCTGTATCGACAAGGGAAAGGCCCGATCGACACGTTCAAGTCGGGTCTGGGAGGTTGGGACCAGAACCAGTTGGAGGTCGGAGACATTCTCGACAAGTACGGATTCAAATCGCTTTACGCTTTCAATACCGAATCGGGTCGCGGGGTTCCGATCCGGTTTAACCCTAGAAACGGCAGGTCTATGCTGCCGTATAGAGATGGAGCCACGGTCCACATCGACGGAGAGCCTAAG GATTCCATGATCCAACCGGTGACGAAAATCTTAATTGGAGTGGCTTTTATGACCATCCTGATAACATTGGTTTTGAGGGATCCTCCGCAGTGGATCCAGAAATTAAACATTACTGGAGGTAACTTCCCTCCATGGATCATCGCTCTCGTGATCATAGTTTTTACTCGAATGAGGAAGAGAACCAGGGATTTGCTGAAAAAGTTTGGTTGGTGA